The DNA sequence AACACACAGATATCCACTTGCTTTCTCGCAGCATCCAAAAATTGACGAATCGCATCTAGGCAATCATTGCCGGGACTGAATAGCACCCGATCCTTGGGCAATTGGGAACCGTCATTCCGGTTGGGCAGCAGCAACTTATTGGCACTACGAAGCCACTCCAAGAGGCGCTGATCCCGCATATCATCCATTTCCTCCTCCACAATCTTGAAGATTCTCGACCGGAGCACCCCCAATTCCTGTTCGTTCAAGGACTCTTCAGTGAGGATTTTGGCCAATGCTCGACGTTCAGATCTTGTCAGTACCTCGTCTTCAAAGGTTTGGCGGAACAGTTCTTCCAGATTTTGCATAGGTAGAGGATTTCATTGAAAATGGAGGGACATTCGACTGCTGATCAAATGCCCTAGCAAGATTCGTGGATTTTTCGACCATACACAAACGCCCGGCCTCAAAATTGAAGCCGGGCGGTGTTATCGTATGCTAAACGGGATTAAACCCTTTTAGGAGAGGCGAATCTTGGAGAATCCACTTGGAACGCGGACCTCGACAATCTTCCCACTGCGATCAAATGGAACTTGCTTCCCATCTACCAGACATTGGGTGATTCTGAAAGGACTTCCATGCACTTTGAGTCGGTAAGTCGTATGATCCGGTGTCAATTGTCCGTCGATCGATTGCTCGATGATCCATTCATTGTCCAATCCTTCTGTTTCGAAGGTGGCGTGGAAATACTGACCATCCTCGTGATCGTATCCGTCTCCGGCATCCACGTATAGCTGGCTGGATTCGGTTCCGAGCTTGAAATATGCGTGGAGGTCCAATTCTTCGACCTTTTTCTCACCTACATATTGTAGAACTGGTCCGAATGGCAATACCGCTCCTGCACGGGCATACATCGGAATGCCATCCAATTCGACCGCCTTCCAGATTTCCTGATTGCCTTCGATGAGCTGGTCGGTATGGAAGTCATACCATTCGCCTTGTGGCAAATAGAGGTATCTCCCTTTGGCACCTTCCTCGGAGATTGGGCAAGCCAGCAAGTGATCTCCCAGGCAAAATTCCTCCATGCGGTTGAATGTCTCTGGATCTTCCTGATCGAGGAATGCCAGCGGACGGAGCATCGGAGTACCTGCGTTGGCGTATTGGTGGAATGCCGTATAGAGCTGAGGAAGCAATTTGTAGCGAAGCTCGATCGCTTTTCTTGCCACAGCGGTAAATGGCTCTCCGAATGACCAAGGCTCCTGGTCCCGATTGGCTTTGGTAAGGTTGGCGGCTTCTTTCTCTTTGTCAATGGCAGCATCCCCTGCATCATTGTATCCGATGGAATGTACGCGGCACAATGGATGAAAAATCCCCAATTGCAGCCAGCGAACAAACAATTCTCCATCAGGCACCTCATTGAAACCACCGATGTCTGATCCTGCGAATGACAATCCCGACACACTCAACCGCTGAGTCTGCGTAGAGGCCATCTTCAGGTGATCCCACGTAGCGATGTTGTCTCCTGTCCAGACGGAAGCAAAACGCTGGCCACCGGAATAGGTCGCACGGGTGATCAAAACTGGGCGGCGTGGGTAGCCATGTTCCTTGACGCCTTCGTAGGAAGCGCGGGACATCTGCATCCCATAGACATTGTGAGCCTTGCGGTGGCTGGTTGGATGGCCGTCATAATCATGGCGAGCATCGTCCACCATCGTCTTGGAATCTACTTCGAATAGCGCAGGCTCGTTCATATCGTTCCAGACGCCTCTCACTCCGATTTTGCGGATCAGGTCTCGGAACAAGCCAGACCACCACTCGCGAACATCTGGGCGGGTAAAGTCAGGGAAGAAGCAATCTCCCGGCCATACCAGACCTTCGACGTAAGGTCCATCAGAAGATCTGATAAATGCATCACGATCCATCCCTTCCTTGAACACCCAATAGTCAGGATCTTTCTTGATGCCCGGATCGATGATCACGACCGTCTTGAACCCATCCTCTTCCAGCTCACGGATCATGCGGACTGGATCGGGGAAATATTCATTGTTCCAAGTGAAGCAGCGGTAGGCATCCATGTAGTCGATGTCCAAATAGATGGAATCGCATGGAATCTTGCGGCTCCGGAATCCGTGAGCCACTTCC is a window from the Pontibacter sp. G13 genome containing:
- a CDS encoding phospholipase D-like domain-containing protein, with the protein product MQNLEELFRQTFEDEVLTRSERRALAKILTEESLNEQELGVLRSRIFKIVEEEMDDMRDQRLLEWLRSANKLLLPNRNDGSQLPKDRVLFSPGNDCLDAIRQFLDAARKQVDICVFTISDDRITDRIEACHRRGVRVRILTDNDKKYDRGSDIHELVRAGLTVREDRTDDHMHHKFALIDQTVALTGSYNWTRSAANHNHENLLITHEPSVVTAYQREFDQLWPKMAEL
- a CDS encoding glycoside hydrolase family 31 protein is translated as MSQKSVAVKRQNAPGTLVRWTREENTCEFHTEDGVMLRVHVLTDDILRFRFSTQGYFDRDFSYAIDPAFQIETVDFSVEEHAEYVSIKTQTMECRLDRSDLRQTMLDLDGQVVLADEKGFHWEEREEKSDIIFMSKHAQDDEAYYGLGDKSCALNLRGNRLQNWATDSFCYVEDTDPLYRAIPFYYGLTAGVGYGLFFDNSFRTYFDFAAERDDATSFWAHGGEMNYYFINGPELLSVAERYTLLTGTPELPPLWAMGFHQCRWSYYPESLVKEVAHGFRSRKIPCDSIYLDIDYMDAYRCFTWNNEYFPDPVRMIRELEEDGFKTVVIIDPGIKKDPDYWVFKEGMDRDAFIRSSDGPYVEGLVWPGDCFFPDFTRPDVREWWSGLFRDLIRKIGVRGVWNDMNEPALFEVDSKTMVDDARHDYDGHPTSHRKAHNVYGMQMSRASYEGVKEHGYPRRPVLITRATYSGGQRFASVWTGDNIATWDHLKMASTQTQRLSVSGLSFAGSDIGGFNEVPDGELFVRWLQLGIFHPLCRVHSIGYNDAGDAAIDKEKEAANLTKANRDQEPWSFGEPFTAVARKAIELRYKLLPQLYTAFHQYANAGTPMLRPLAFLDQEDPETFNRMEEFCLGDHLLACPISEEGAKGRYLYLPQGEWYDFHTDQLIEGNQEIWKAVELDGIPMYARAGAVLPFGPVLQYVGEKKVEELDLHAYFKLGTESSQLYVDAGDGYDHEDGQYFHATFETEGLDNEWIIEQSIDGQLTPDHTTYRLKVHGSPFRITQCLVDGKQVPFDRSGKIVEVRVPSGFSKIRLS